Below is a genomic region from Zea mays cultivar B73 chromosome 9, Zm-B73-REFERENCE-NAM-5.0, whole genome shotgun sequence.
AAGTCCCCCTCTGCTCTAGCCCTTGACCATGGCGTCTGGCACTCTGGCTCCTCCCCTCTGCTATCTCCCTCCTCAAGCCATGCACTCGGGTGTCGATCCCCTGCGCCACAGCAACCGTCCAGTCACGCCCAGGATCGTTTTGGTGTGCGCGTCGTTTTCCTGGCTCTCCTCACGCCGATGGTTGCTGCTCCCCATCACGCCGAGCTCCTCACTGTCGTGCGTCACTACGGGCTTGTCCTCAGTCAACGCGTTGTTGCCGGACGTGGTTGTCTCCGTCACTTGCGTCAGCTCACCAGCCCTACAGCTCTTTACGCCACCATCTTGTATCGCCGTCGATCTCGCCGTCGAACGTCATTCGTGGCGTCATCATCGTCCCTATCCACTCGTTTAGGTTCTCGCCATGCCATGGCGCACGGGAAGGTTGGCCGGAGTTGGCCATGGTGGTTGGGCACTGCTATTTTATGCGCCATGCT
It encodes:
- the LOC100502256 gene encoding uncharacterized protein LOC100502256, with product MPCVFPTKSPSALALDHGVWHSGSSPLLSPSSSHALGCRSPAPQQPSSHAQDRFGVRVVFLALLTPMVAAPHHAELLTVVRHYGLVLSQRVVAGRGCLRHLRQLTSPTALYATILYRRRSRRRTSFVASSSSLSTRLGSRHAMAHGKVGRSWPWWLGTAILCAMLWSHPLPCYCVVAVLVSFVVHFRLQPLLAASSMSRLC